The proteins below come from a single Cylindrospermopsis raciborskii Cr2010 genomic window:
- a CDS encoding Ycf66 family protein, whose product MLVYILSLVVAIASLTIYASAFFFPEIHRKNDFIWSGVGLFYALVLWVFASRITGGLLLGHVASVSLLLWFGGQTLSLRGQLVSKGKPTSVPTAQPEIKGIQQPVSKISLLEKLQQLPSLIIRPFNGLIVKVQQVVFKNPSVNTKISPSPTPEPPTPEPPAPEPPAPESPTSEPPAPESPTSEPPAPEPPAPESSNPQS is encoded by the coding sequence ATGCTTGTTTATATTCTATCGTTGGTAGTGGCAATTGCCAGTTTAACTATTTACGCCAGTGCTTTCTTTTTCCCGGAAATTCACCGCAAAAACGATTTTATTTGGAGCGGGGTTGGTTTGTTTTATGCTTTGGTATTATGGGTTTTTGCATCCCGCATTACCGGGGGTCTATTACTGGGTCATGTAGCTAGTGTGTCACTTTTGTTATGGTTTGGTGGGCAAACTCTTTCTTTGCGTGGTCAACTTGTCTCCAAGGGAAAGCCAACGTCAGTTCCCACTGCACAACCGGAGATTAAGGGGATTCAGCAACCAGTATCTAAGATATCTTTACTGGAAAAGCTGCAACAGCTACCATCATTAATTATTAGGCCGTTTAATGGTCTTATAGTCAAGGTTCAGCAAGTGGTTTTTAAAAACCCCTCTGTAAATACTAAAATATCCCCGTCACCCACTCCTGAACCACCCACTCCTGAACCACCCGCTCCTGAACCACCCGCTCCTGAATCACCCACTTCCGAACCACCCGCTCCTGAATCACCCACTTCCGAACCACCCGCTCCTGAACCACCCGCTCCCGAATCATCTAATCCCCAATCCTAG
- a CDS encoding serine/threonine-protein kinase: MNYCFNPHCDQPANPEGVNCCLNCGANLLLKERYRSIKLIGQGGFGRTFLAVDEDKPSKPFCVIKQFYTQSSGKDTLQKAIQLFNQEAIRLDELGTHPQIPELLAYCTQEDRQYLVQEFINGLNLAQELVQNGAFTEDKIRQLLIDLLPVLQFCHHHQVIHRDIKPENIIRRTSDNKLVIVDFGAAKSTTEETRNRTGTSIGTPEYVAPEQMRGKAIFASDIYGLGVTCINLLTRRSPFDCYYSHEATWIWRKFLKTPITDDLGQIIDKMIAIIPSQRYQTVTDVIEDLKLQSISTPSSISIKNTVNIPTTIISPPKPPTSNQPHIPDVIDQELAEIKSKFLDNG; this comes from the coding sequence ATGAATTACTGTTTCAATCCCCACTGTGATCAACCCGCAAACCCAGAAGGTGTTAATTGTTGCCTAAATTGTGGTGCCAATCTACTTCTAAAAGAGCGCTATCGCTCAATTAAACTCATTGGACAAGGAGGATTTGGTAGAACCTTTTTAGCAGTGGATGAGGATAAACCTTCAAAACCATTTTGCGTAATTAAACAATTCTATACTCAATCATCAGGCAAGGACACACTCCAAAAAGCAATACAATTGTTCAATCAGGAGGCTATTCGCTTAGATGAACTAGGTACCCATCCTCAAATCCCAGAACTGTTGGCTTATTGCACTCAGGAGGATCGACAATATTTAGTTCAGGAATTTATTAACGGGTTGAATTTAGCACAGGAACTGGTGCAAAATGGTGCATTTACAGAAGACAAAATTCGACAATTACTCATTGATTTATTACCGGTTTTGCAATTTTGCCATCACCACCAGGTAATTCATCGAGATATTAAACCGGAAAATATTATTCGTCGCACTAGTGATAACAAACTAGTTATAGTTGATTTTGGAGCAGCAAAATCAACCACAGAAGAAACCAGAAATCGTACAGGAACGAGCATTGGCACTCCTGAATATGTGGCACCAGAACAAATGCGCGGAAAAGCAATATTTGCCAGCGACATTTATGGACTGGGCGTGACCTGTATTAACCTGTTAACCAGGCGATCGCCTTTTGACTGTTATTATAGTCATGAAGCTACATGGATATGGAGAAAGTTTTTAAAAACCCCCATAACTGATGATTTAGGGCAAATAATAGATAAAATGATAGCCATCATTCCCAGTCAACGCTATCAAACCGTTACAGATGTAATAGAAGATTTAAAATTACAGTCTATTTCAACACCCAGCTCTATTTCTATCAAAAATACTGTCAATATTCCCACCACTATAATTAGTCCACCAAAACCACCCACATCCAATCAACCCCATATTCCAGATGTCATAGATCAAGAACTAGCAGAAATAAAATCTAAGTTCCTAGATAATGGTTAA
- the rplL gene encoding 50S ribosomal protein L7/L12, producing MSTATDQILEQLKSLTLLEAAELVKQIEEAFGVSAAAPVGGMAVIAAPGGAAAAEVVEEQTEFDVILQEVPADKKIAVLKIVREITGLGLKEAKELVESTPKAVKEGVNKEAAEDISKKITEAGGKVAIK from the coding sequence ATGTCTACTGCAACCGATCAAATTTTAGAACAGTTAAAATCCTTGACCCTGTTAGAAGCTGCGGAACTGGTTAAGCAGATTGAAGAAGCGTTTGGTGTAAGTGCTGCTGCGCCCGTTGGTGGCATGGCAGTCATAGCTGCACCTGGTGGAGCAGCAGCAGCAGAAGTAGTCGAGGAGCAGACTGAATTCGATGTAATTCTGCAAGAAGTACCTGCTGATAAGAAGATTGCGGTTCTGAAGATTGTGCGTGAAATCACTGGTTTAGGCTTAAAAGAAGCTAAGGAGTTAGTAGAGTCTACTCCTAAAGCGGTTAAAGAGGGTGTCAACAAGGAAGCCGCCGAAGACATTAGTAAGAAGATTACTGAAGCTGGTGGTAAGGTAGCTATTAAGTAG
- a CDS encoding NAD(P)/FAD-dependent oxidoreductase, with product MVVSPAKNKQHHVVIIGGGFGGLYAAKTLANTNVNVTLIDKRNFHLFQPLLYQVATGTLSPADISAPLRSVFRNIKNTQVLLGEVTDIDPKGQKVFLGGEVVQYDTLVLATGANHSYFGKDHWKDLAPGLKTVEDAIEMRRRIFSAFEAAEKESDPAKRRALLTFVIVGGGPTGVELAGAIAELAYQTMKDEFRSINTSETKILLLQGGDRLLPHIAPELSEEAKLSLQKLGVEIQTQTRVTNLENDIVTFKTGERIQQIASKTILWAAGVQGSPIGKILAERADIERDFSGRVIVEPNLTIPGFKNIFVIGDLASFSHQNGKPLPGVAPVAKQQGEYVGTLILLRLQGQTLPEFNYNDVGSLAMIGQNLAVVDLGFIKLKGFIAWVFWLVVHIYFLIEFDTKLVVVFQWAWNYITRNRRSRLITGKAAFLETQTINNNNPYQAAETAQHTVKV from the coding sequence ATGGTTGTTTCACCAGCAAAGAATAAACAACATCATGTTGTTATCATTGGAGGAGGATTTGGGGGACTTTATGCGGCAAAAACCCTCGCTAATACCAACGTAAATGTCACTCTTATTGATAAACGAAACTTTCATCTATTTCAGCCACTTTTATATCAAGTTGCTACGGGCACATTATCACCCGCTGACATTTCCGCACCACTCCGTTCTGTTTTTAGAAACATCAAAAATACTCAAGTGCTGCTAGGAGAAGTCACCGATATTGATCCCAAAGGACAAAAAGTTTTTCTGGGTGGAGAAGTAGTACAATACGATACACTAGTCCTAGCCACCGGTGCTAATCACTCTTATTTTGGTAAAGACCATTGGAAAGATTTGGCTCCAGGTCTAAAAACCGTAGAGGATGCTATAGAAATGCGTCGGCGGATATTTTCTGCTTTTGAAGCAGCAGAAAAGGAATCTGACCCAGCAAAACGCCGCGCTCTATTGACCTTTGTCATCGTAGGTGGTGGTCCTACAGGAGTAGAATTAGCAGGTGCGATCGCAGAATTGGCTTACCAAACCATGAAGGATGAGTTTCGTAGTATTAATACATCAGAAACCAAAATATTACTACTACAAGGGGGCGATCGCCTGTTACCACATATTGCACCGGAGTTATCAGAAGAGGCAAAACTCTCCTTACAAAAGTTGGGTGTAGAGATTCAAACTCAAACCAGAGTAACAAACCTAGAAAATGATATTGTTACCTTCAAAACTGGGGAACGGATTCAGCAGATTGCTTCCAAAACCATATTATGGGCCGCTGGTGTTCAAGGTTCACCCATAGGCAAAATCCTAGCAGAAAGAGCGGATATTGAGCGAGATTTTTCTGGTAGGGTAATTGTAGAACCCAATCTGACCATTCCAGGGTTTAAAAACATTTTTGTGATTGGGGATTTAGCCAGCTTCTCCCATCAAAATGGCAAACCTTTACCCGGTGTCGCACCAGTGGCCAAACAGCAAGGCGAATATGTGGGTACTCTAATTTTACTGAGATTACAAGGTCAAACTTTGCCAGAATTTAATTACAATGATGTGGGCAGTTTGGCCATGATTGGGCAAAATTTAGCTGTAGTAGATTTAGGTTTTATCAAACTGAAAGGTTTTATTGCTTGGGTATTTTGGCTAGTAGTTCATATCTACTTCCTAATTGAGTTTGACACTAAATTAGTAGTGGTTTTCCAGTGGGCATGGAATTATATTACTCGTAATCGTCGCTCTCGATTAATTACAGGTAAAGCAGCTTTTTTAGAGACACAAACTATCAACAACAATAATCCCTATCAAGCAGCAGAAACTGCACAGCATACAGTTAAAGTATAG
- the rplK gene encoding 50S ribosomal protein L11, protein MAKKLVAVIKLALNAGKANPAPPVGPALGQHGVNIMMFCKEYNAKTADQAGMVIPVEISVFEDRSFTFVLKTPPASVLIRKAAKIERGSDQPNKKKVGSITRTQLKEIAQTKLPDLNANDIEAAMNIVEGTAKNMGVTIKD, encoded by the coding sequence ATGGCGAAGAAATTAGTGGCGGTCATTAAATTGGCCTTAAATGCTGGGAAAGCCAACCCAGCACCACCGGTTGGTCCTGCACTTGGTCAACATGGTGTTAATATCATGATGTTTTGTAAGGAGTACAATGCCAAAACAGCTGACCAAGCTGGTATGGTAATTCCGGTAGAAATTTCCGTATTTGAGGATCGGAGTTTTACCTTTGTACTCAAAACACCCCCAGCATCGGTTTTAATTCGTAAGGCGGCAAAAATTGAGAGAGGTTCGGACCAACCAAACAAGAAAAAGGTTGGTAGCATTACTAGAACCCAGTTAAAAGAAATTGCCCAAACCAAACTTCCTGACCTCAATGCCAACGACATTGAAGCAGCGATGAACATTGTGGAGGGAACAGCCAAAAACATGGGTGTGACCATTAAGGATTAA
- the gndA gene encoding NADP-dependent phosphogluconate dehydrogenase → MTLQSFGVIGLAVMGENIALNVERNGFPIAVYNRSREKTDAFMSNRAGGRNVKAAFTLEEFVASLERPRKILVMVQAGKPVDAVIQQLKPLLQEGDIIIDGGNSWFEDTERRTQELEPTGLRYIGMGVSGGEEGALNGPSLMPGGTKSSYEYLSPIFNRIAAQVDDGPCVTYIGPGGSGHYVKMVHNGIEYGDMQLIAEAYDLLKNVGGLDATQLHQVFTEWNQTDELNSFLIEITANIFPYVDPGTKQPLVDLIVDAAGQKGTGRWTVQTALELGVAIPTITAAVNSRIISSIREERIAASKQLTGPVPTQFKDTRTFVNMVRDALYCSKICSYAQGMALISTASKTYNWGLNLGEMARIWKGGCIIRAGFLNKIKKAFDENPALPNLLLAPEFKQTILDRQSAWREIIVTAAKTGIPVPAFSASLDYFDSYRRERLPQNLTQAQRDYFGAHTYKRVDIEGTFHTEWVPIAEAKK, encoded by the coding sequence ATGACACTACAAAGCTTTGGCGTAATTGGATTAGCCGTTATGGGCGAAAATATTGCCCTCAATGTCGAGCGTAATGGCTTTCCAATTGCAGTTTACAACAGATCTAGAGAAAAAACAGATGCGTTTATGTCAAACCGAGCTGGTGGCAGAAACGTTAAGGCAGCCTTTACCCTAGAAGAATTTGTTGCTTCACTGGAACGTCCTCGTAAAATCTTAGTAATGGTACAAGCTGGCAAACCTGTTGATGCAGTTATTCAACAGCTGAAACCATTACTTCAAGAAGGAGACATCATTATTGATGGTGGTAACTCTTGGTTTGAAGATACGGAAAGACGTACCCAAGAATTAGAACCCACTGGTTTACGCTACATTGGTATGGGTGTAAGTGGTGGTGAAGAGGGAGCATTGAATGGTCCCTCACTCATGCCAGGTGGTACAAAAAGTTCTTATGAGTATCTCTCACCAATTTTTAACAGAATCGCTGCACAAGTTGATGATGGTCCCTGTGTGACTTATATTGGGCCCGGTGGTTCTGGTCACTACGTGAAAATGGTTCATAATGGGATTGAGTATGGCGACATGCAGTTAATTGCAGAGGCTTATGATTTACTCAAGAACGTTGGTGGACTAGATGCTACCCAACTGCATCAGGTATTTACAGAGTGGAATCAAACAGACGAGCTGAACTCATTTTTGATTGAGATTACAGCCAATATTTTCCCCTACGTTGATCCTGGGACTAAACAACCCTTAGTAGATTTAATTGTTGATGCTGCAGGGCAAAAAGGTACTGGTCGTTGGACCGTGCAAACTGCTTTAGAGTTAGGGGTTGCTATTCCTACAATTACTGCTGCGGTGAATTCTCGAATTATTTCCTCTATTAGGGAGGAGAGAATTGCTGCATCTAAACAATTAACAGGTCCTGTTCCCACTCAATTTAAAGACACGAGAACCTTTGTGAACATGGTGCGGGATGCACTTTATTGTTCTAAAATTTGTTCTTATGCTCAGGGTATGGCATTAATTTCCACTGCTTCTAAGACCTATAATTGGGGTCTGAATTTGGGTGAAATGGCTCGAATTTGGAAAGGTGGTTGTATTATTCGTGCTGGTTTCTTGAATAAGATTAAGAAAGCATTTGACGAAAATCCCGCATTACCTAACTTGTTGTTAGCACCTGAATTTAAGCAAACAATTCTGGATAGACAGTCTGCATGGCGGGAAATTATTGTCACAGCTGCTAAGACGGGTATTCCTGTTCCTGCTTTTAGTGCTTCTCTGGATTATTTTGATAGCTACCGTCGGGAGAGATTACCTCAAAACTTAACCCAAGCTCAACGGGATTATTTTGGCGCTCATACTTACAAACGGGTTGATATAGAAGGAACTTTCCATACTGAGTGGGTTCCTATTGCTGAAGCTAAGAAGTAA
- a CDS encoding SRPBCC family protein, producing the protein MTVLRLPILVLPGKSFKFSKVTTQNQLGSPNIIRSKDKNALEQNSDGVSIQVEKLSDRQRQITARVQIHQPVQKVWKILTDYESLVEFIPNLTKSSLIEHPDGGIRLEQIGSQCLLNFKFCARVVLDLEEIFPKLIKFAMVEGDFKGFSGFWSLKPYKLGTGEGTDLCYTIRVWPKLTMPIGIIENRLANDLQCNLLAIRQRASW; encoded by the coding sequence ATGACAGTCTTAAGATTGCCTATCTTAGTTTTACCCGGTAAATCATTCAAATTCTCAAAAGTGACGACACAAAACCAACTTGGTTCTCCAAATATCATCCGGTCAAAGGATAAGAATGCTCTGGAGCAAAATTCAGATGGGGTTAGCATCCAGGTAGAAAAACTATCCGACAGACAAAGACAAATTACCGCTCGAGTGCAAATCCACCAACCAGTACAAAAGGTATGGAAAATCCTCACCGACTATGAATCCCTGGTGGAGTTTATACCTAACTTGACCAAAAGTTCTTTGATAGAACATCCTGATGGTGGTATACGTTTAGAACAGATAGGGTCTCAGTGCTTGCTGAACTTTAAGTTTTGTGCCCGTGTGGTGCTAGACTTGGAAGAGATTTTTCCTAAATTAATCAAATTTGCAATGGTAGAGGGTGACTTCAAAGGTTTTTCTGGTTTTTGGAGCTTAAAACCTTATAAATTGGGAACTGGAGAGGGAACCGATTTGTGCTACACAATTCGAGTTTGGCCAAAGCTAACCATGCCAATAGGGATCATTGAAAATCGCCTCGCCAATGACCTACAGTGTAACCTTCTAGCAATTCGTCAAAGAGCTAGTTGGTAA
- a CDS encoding P-loop NTPase: protein MDYLRDVGDAQITIVQESPICGVILVTTPQQVAIADVRRSVYMFRQVGVPVLGIIENMSYLLNENVDSFQAPQYIFGKDGGKLLSEELEAPLLGQIPIHQRICESGDRGLPIVLGDRHFLPSRILEQIAQGLRKTFNNL, encoded by the coding sequence TTGGATTATCTACGGGATGTAGGTGACGCCCAGATTACAATCGTTCAAGAAAGTCCCATTTGTGGAGTGATTCTGGTAACAACTCCCCAACAAGTGGCGATCGCGGATGTGCGACGGAGTGTATACATGTTTCGTCAGGTAGGTGTGCCTGTTTTGGGGATTATTGAGAACATGAGCTATTTACTAAATGAAAATGTAGACAGTTTCCAAGCTCCCCAATACATCTTTGGGAAAGACGGTGGTAAACTCTTGTCAGAAGAACTAGAAGCACCTTTACTGGGACAAATTCCCATTCATCAGCGTATTTGTGAGAGTGGCGATCGCGGATTGCCAATTGTTTTAGGCGATCGCCACTTTTTACCCAGTCGAATTTTGGAACAAATAGCCCAAGGTCTGAGGAAAACATTTAACAACTTATAA
- the rplA gene encoding 50S ribosomal protein L1 yields the protein MVKKVSRRLQALQAKVEERDYTPLEALALLKETATAKFAEAAEAHIRLGIDPKYTDQQLRTTVVLPKGTGQIVRVAVIARGEKVTEATNAGADIAGSEELIDEIQKGMMDFDKLIATPDVMPQVAKLGKLLGPRGLMPSPKGGTVTFDIASAISEFKAGKLEFRADRTGIVHVMFGKASFSSEDLLVNLKALQETIDRNRPSGAKGRYWRTFYISSTMGPSIKIDINALRDFKTTDVA from the coding sequence ATGGTAAAGAAAGTATCACGCCGATTACAGGCGTTGCAAGCAAAAGTAGAAGAGCGGGATTACACTCCCTTAGAAGCGTTAGCTCTATTGAAAGAGACTGCTACGGCAAAATTTGCCGAAGCTGCTGAAGCGCATATTCGCCTGGGAATTGACCCTAAGTACACGGATCAACAACTGCGAACCACTGTGGTGTTACCCAAGGGTACAGGTCAGATAGTGCGGGTAGCAGTTATTGCTAGAGGTGAGAAAGTCACAGAAGCCACCAATGCAGGGGCGGACATAGCTGGTTCTGAAGAACTAATTGATGAAATTCAGAAGGGCATGATGGACTTTGATAAGCTAATTGCTACTCCTGATGTGATGCCACAGGTAGCAAAGCTAGGGAAATTATTGGGTCCTCGTGGGTTGATGCCATCTCCTAAAGGTGGTACAGTAACATTTGACATAGCAAGTGCGATTAGTGAATTTAAAGCTGGTAAACTAGAATTTCGTGCTGACCGAACTGGCATTGTTCATGTTATGTTTGGTAAAGCCTCCTTTTCTTCGGAAGACCTGCTGGTCAACCTCAAAGCATTGCAAGAGACCATTGACCGTAATCGTCCTTCAGGAGCAAAAGGTCGGTATTGGCGAACATTCTACATCTCTTCTACCATGGGTCCATCAATTAAAATTGATATTAATGCCCTGAGAGATTTCAAAACAACTGACGTTGCATAA
- the rplJ gene encoding 50S ribosomal protein L10, with translation MGRTLENKKEIVADLKGTLSQSTLALVIDYQGLTVGEITDLRRRLRPSGTVCKVTKNTFMGLAIQEEEKWQPMSELLKGSSAFLLVKEDFSSAIKAYQEFQKATKKTELRGGVMEGRLLKDEDVKALGDLPSKEQLMAQIAGAINALATKVAVGIKEVPSSLARGIQAIADKDKEGATTPE, from the coding sequence ATGGGTAGAACGTTAGAAAACAAAAAAGAGATAGTAGCGGACTTAAAGGGGACTCTAAGTCAGTCAACTTTGGCACTGGTAATTGATTATCAAGGTCTAACGGTTGGCGAAATCACCGACTTGAGAAGGCGTTTACGTCCTAGTGGTACGGTCTGTAAGGTGACTAAAAATACCTTTATGGGACTGGCCATTCAGGAGGAAGAAAAATGGCAACCGATGTCAGAGTTGCTCAAGGGTTCTTCTGCTTTCTTGCTAGTTAAGGAAGATTTCTCTTCAGCAATTAAAGCCTACCAAGAATTTCAAAAAGCCACTAAGAAGACCGAACTGCGTGGCGGAGTGATGGAAGGGCGCTTGCTCAAGGATGAGGATGTCAAAGCCTTGGGAGATTTGCCATCCAAGGAACAGCTGATGGCACAAATTGCGGGAGCTATCAACGCATTGGCCACAAAAGTTGCTGTGGGTATCAAGGAGGTTCCCAGTTCTTTGGCTCGTGGTATTCAAGCTATTGCTGACAAAGATAAGGAAGGCGCAACCACACCTGAATAG
- a CDS encoding sensor histidine kinase, producing MQSKPWKKIRAFLPINHLSNYISNIYQKQILSYLAIFNLLSITYLIVNWHYLNSPVLAVYIIIANLLELIILQHKDKNLKSEVKSRQTIIEIIFETIHNGPLQTLDRILRILNQVNQQEFSPHTLMKTTIPELTTELEKLNQELRGIYEFWHRETISPHANLYLDKNLVINLEAPLPEILYQVYTHTLERNFSCFQTIKLKVRSFDPLDETGLTLEHKRGICRFLEESLCNVGKYANGVTCLQVTGLSSMGWYTLSIVDDGLGVNSCKEGEGTKQFKYLAQQIQGKFQRIPQHPQGTICELSWPTSSVVGSHQT from the coding sequence ATGCAGTCTAAACCTTGGAAAAAGATTAGGGCATTTTTACCAATCAATCATTTATCAAACTATATATCTAACATTTACCAAAAACAGATTCTCAGTTATTTGGCAATTTTTAATTTACTGAGTATTACTTATCTAATAGTAAATTGGCATTATTTAAACTCTCCTGTTTTGGCAGTTTATATTATTATTGCCAATCTTCTGGAATTGATAATACTACAGCACAAAGATAAAAACCTAAAATCAGAAGTTAAATCCAGACAAACAATCATTGAGATTATTTTTGAAACCATCCATAATGGTCCCCTACAAACCCTAGATAGAATTTTAAGAATACTCAATCAAGTCAATCAGCAAGAATTCTCCCCACATACATTAATGAAAACCACAATTCCAGAATTAACCACAGAACTGGAAAAATTAAACCAAGAACTCAGAGGAATCTATGAATTTTGGCACCGAGAAACTATCTCTCCACACGCTAACCTCTACCTAGATAAAAATCTAGTCATTAATTTAGAAGCTCCCCTACCAGAAATCCTCTATCAGGTCTATACCCATACCCTAGAACGAAATTTCTCCTGTTTTCAAACTATCAAATTAAAAGTCCGCAGTTTTGACCCACTGGATGAAACTGGGTTAACCCTGGAACATAAACGGGGAATTTGTCGTTTCTTGGAAGAATCACTATGTAATGTGGGTAAATATGCAAATGGAGTAACCTGTCTTCAAGTTACTGGTCTCTCATCTATGGGTTGGTACACACTTAGTATTGTCGATGATGGTTTAGGTGTGAACTCATGTAAAGAAGGAGAGGGGACAAAGCAGTTCAAATATTTAGCTCAACAAATTCAAGGTAAATTTCAGAGAATTCCCCAACATCCCCAAGGAACTATTTGTGAATTATCCTGGCCCACAAGTTCTGTGGTTGGGAGTCATCAAACTTAG
- a CDS encoding response regulator, with translation MQHQMQHLSPNQLTDSSTNKLLKILVIDDHESVLNGTIYILQKNYPSAEFITATDVQTTVEQVTNRQPDLIVMDLSIPEKQGMTARTDNGIQLLKTLMKQHPHLNIVVQSAHSKTLVRIRLDIESHQGGFTIANKSVSIQDMLTRVDWALQGLTHTKDIKGINSGTEVKPEWLKVLYLAFERGLQDKAIAQEMCVSERMVRHYWNKLQDALNVYPEVGKNIRIQTEKQAREEGLID, from the coding sequence ATGCAACATCAAATGCAACATTTATCACCTAATCAGTTAACTGACTCATCCACTAATAAACTGCTGAAGATCTTAGTTATTGATGACCACGAATCGGTTCTCAACGGGACGATTTACATTTTGCAAAAAAACTATCCCAGTGCTGAATTTATAACTGCAACGGATGTGCAAACAACTGTGGAACAGGTAACTAATAGACAACCAGATCTCATAGTTATGGATCTTTCCATACCTGAGAAACAGGGAATGACTGCTCGCACTGATAATGGTATTCAACTACTAAAGACCTTGATGAAACAACATCCCCATCTGAATATTGTTGTTCAAAGTGCCCACAGCAAAACCCTAGTGCGAATTCGGTTAGATATTGAGAGTCATCAAGGAGGTTTTACCATTGCTAATAAAAGTGTTTCTATTCAGGATATGTTGACCAGGGTTGATTGGGCATTACAAGGACTAACTCATACTAAGGATATTAAGGGAATTAACTCGGGAACGGAGGTAAAACCAGAGTGGTTAAAAGTTTTATATTTAGCTTTTGAACGGGGATTACAAGATAAAGCCATTGCTCAAGAAATGTGTGTGTCTGAACGAATGGTACGTCATTATTGGAATAAGTTACAAGATGCTCTCAATGTCTATCCAGAAGTCGGTAAAAATATTCGTATTCAAACGGAGAAACAAGCTAGGGAGGAAGGACTGATTGATTAG
- a CDS encoding ribonuclease Z, producing MQITFLGTSSGVPTRSRNVSSVALRLPQRAELWLFDCGEGTQHQILRSDLKISQLSRIFITHLHGDHIFGLMGLLASCGLAGNVERVDIYGPAGLNEYLQGASRYSHTHFSYPIKVHTVQPGVIYEDEEFTVTCGMLHHRITAFGYRVMEKNRYGRFDVEQAKALQIPSGPIYGKLKRGETVKLEDGRIINGKELCGPTEIGRKFAYCTDTVYCDGAVKLAEDADVLIHEATFAHQDAEMAFQRLHSTSTMAAQTAYVAGVNQLIMTHFSPRYTPGNDIELKDLLKEARAIFPNTIMAHDFMVYDIPRRREKGSGDPD from the coding sequence GTGCAGATCACATTTTTAGGGACAAGTTCTGGTGTACCCACAAGATCACGTAATGTTTCCAGTGTCGCGCTGAGACTACCTCAACGCGCAGAACTCTGGTTATTTGACTGTGGTGAAGGTACACAACATCAAATTTTGCGCAGTGACCTGAAAATTAGTCAACTGTCACGCATTTTTATCACCCATCTCCATGGTGACCACATTTTTGGCTTGATGGGACTTTTAGCTAGTTGTGGTTTAGCTGGTAATGTGGAACGGGTTGATATCTATGGACCTGCTGGATTAAATGAGTACCTGCAAGGTGCTTCACGTTATTCCCACACCCATTTTTCCTATCCTATCAAAGTCCATACTGTTCAACCTGGTGTGATTTACGAAGATGAGGAATTTACTGTCACTTGTGGAATGCTCCATCACCGCATTACTGCTTTTGGTTATCGTGTAATGGAAAAAAACAGATATGGGCGGTTTGATGTGGAACAAGCCAAAGCCCTACAAATACCTTCTGGACCAATTTATGGAAAACTTAAACGGGGGGAAACTGTCAAATTGGAAGATGGTCGAATCATTAATGGTAAGGAATTATGTGGTCCAACGGAAATTGGACGTAAGTTTGCCTATTGTACAGATACTGTTTATTGTGATGGTGCGGTTAAATTAGCTGAGGATGCGGATGTATTAATTCATGAAGCTACTTTTGCCCATCAAGATGCGGAAATGGCTTTCCAAAGACTACATTCTACCAGTACAATGGCAGCACAAACAGCTTATGTGGCTGGAGTAAATCAACTGATTATGACCCATTTTAGTCCCAGATATACTCCGGGAAATGACATTGAGTTGAAAGATTTACTTAAAGAAGCTCGTGCAATTTTTCCTAATACCATCATGGCTCATGATTTTATGGTTTATGACATACCCAGAAGAAGGGAAAAGGGATCTGGGGATCCTGATTAA